The following are encoded together in the Coleofasciculus sp. FACHB-T130 genome:
- the purH gene encoding bifunctional phosphoribosylaminoimidazolecarboxamide formyltransferase/IMP cyclohydrolase codes for MARLALLSVSDKTGLIDFARQLVEKFEFDLISSGGTAKALKDAGLPVTKVSDYTGSPEILGGRVKTLHPRIHGGILARRDVPQDLADLEANQIRPIDLVVVNLYPFEQTIAKAEVTLPEAIEQIDIGGPAMIRASAKNFQHLTVLSNPAQYDSYLQELQQQGGDVSFEFRLARAREAFEHTAGYDRAIATYLTHQSPVEAEAHTSPLPTQFDLSGQQLQSLRYGENPHQPAAWYQTGAGASGWAAATKLQGKELSYNNLVDLEAARRIIAEFPDTPAATIIKHNNPCGVGLGNSLSEAYEKAFNADSVSAFGGIVALNQPIDASTATALTKTFLECVVAPGCEPEAQEILAAKSKVRVLTLPDLAAGPENTVKVIAGGFLVQASDDVVENASQWQVVTEKQPTPEQLEELLFAWKVCKHVKSNAIVVTRDRTTLGVGAGQMNRVGSVKIALEQAGEKSLGATLASDGFFPFDDSVRTAAAAGIVAIVQPGGSLRDQDSIRAANELGLVMVLTGIRHFLH; via the coding sequence ATGGCGCGTCTAGCACTGCTGAGTGTATCTGATAAAACTGGGCTAATCGACTTTGCCCGTCAGTTGGTTGAAAAATTTGAGTTTGATTTAATCAGCAGTGGTGGAACGGCTAAAGCCCTTAAAGATGCTGGGCTACCCGTGACGAAAGTTTCCGATTACACGGGTTCTCCGGAGATTTTGGGGGGGCGAGTCAAAACGCTGCATCCCCGAATTCATGGCGGGATTTTGGCGCGTCGGGATGTGCCCCAAGATTTGGCAGATTTGGAGGCGAACCAAATTCGCCCGATTGATTTGGTGGTGGTCAATCTTTATCCTTTTGAGCAGACGATTGCGAAAGCAGAAGTCACATTGCCGGAAGCGATTGAGCAGATTGACATTGGTGGCCCTGCGATGATACGGGCTTCTGCAAAAAACTTCCAACATCTAACAGTTTTGTCTAACCCGGCTCAGTATGATTCCTACTTGCAGGAATTGCAGCAACAGGGCGGGGACGTGTCCTTTGAGTTCCGTCTGGCTAGGGCACGAGAGGCTTTTGAGCATACGGCGGGGTATGACAGGGCGATCGCGACCTATCTCACCCATCAATCCCCTGTAGAGGCAGAGGCGCATACATCGCCCCTACCCACCCAATTTGACCTTTCTGGACAACAGTTGCAATCTCTACGATATGGGGAAAATCCCCATCAACCTGCCGCATGGTATCAAACTGGGGCAGGTGCCTCTGGATGGGCAGCGGCGACTAAACTCCAGGGAAAGGAACTGAGTTATAACAACTTAGTGGATTTGGAAGCAGCGCGGCGGATTATTGCCGAGTTTCCTGATACCCCAGCCGCGACGATTATCAAACACAATAATCCCTGCGGCGTAGGTTTGGGCAATAGCTTGTCTGAGGCTTATGAAAAAGCTTTTAACGCTGATTCGGTTTCGGCTTTCGGGGGGATTGTGGCGCTAAATCAGCCGATTGACGCCTCCACAGCGACAGCACTAACCAAAACATTTTTAGAATGCGTCGTAGCACCGGGATGCGAACCAGAGGCGCAGGAAATTTTGGCGGCTAAGTCTAAGGTGCGGGTTTTGACTTTGCCAGACTTGGCGGCTGGGCCGGAAAATACAGTTAAAGTGATCGCCGGTGGTTTTCTCGTCCAAGCTTCAGATGACGTGGTGGAAAACGCCAGCCAGTGGCAAGTTGTCACCGAGAAGCAACCAACGCCAGAACAACTTGAAGAATTACTATTCGCCTGGAAGGTCTGTAAACACGTTAAATCTAACGCGATTGTTGTAACGCGCGATCGCACTACTTTAGGTGTGGGTGCTGGACAAATGAATCGCGTTGGTTCGGTCAAAATTGCTTTAGAACAAGCTGGGGAAAAGTCCCTAGGTGCCACGCTTGCCAGCGATGGTTTCTTCCCCTTCGACGACTCGGTGCGGACAGCAGCAGCAGCGGGAATTGTAGCGATTGTTCAGCCGGGAGGCAGCCTGCGCGATCAAGATTCGATTAGGGCTGCTAATGAGCTTGGTTTAGTGATGGTGTTAACAGGTATCCGTCATTTCTTGCATTAA
- a CDS encoding photosystem I reaction center subunit XI has protein sequence MQVQAISDSKDRRNDPRNREVVHEAGDPQIGNLATPINSSGFTEAYINNLPAYRKGLSPGRRALEIGMAHGYWLIGPFAKLGPLRDTDVANLAGLLSTVGLIIILTIGLSLYASSNPPNPTKTITTPRPPDALNSQEGWNEFASNFLIGGVGGAGIAYLLISNLELLQGLFKIG, from the coding sequence ATGCAAGTGCAAGCAATAAGCGACTCGAAAGATCGTCGTAACGACCCCAGAAATCGGGAAGTTGTCCATGAAGCTGGCGATCCGCAAATTGGCAATTTAGCAACGCCGATTAATTCTTCCGGTTTCACAGAGGCTTACATCAATAACTTGCCAGCCTATCGCAAAGGGCTGTCACCCGGACGCCGAGCATTAGAAATTGGTATGGCTCATGGTTATTGGTTGATTGGTCCCTTCGCCAAACTGGGTCCTCTGCGCGATACAGATGTCGCGAACCTGGCAGGTTTGCTGTCAACGGTTGGCTTGATTATCATTTTGACGATTGGGCTATCCCTCTACGCTTCTAGCAATCCCCCCAACCCCACTAAAACGATTACCACGCCCCGTCCTCCAGACGCCCTCAATAGTCAGGAAGGCTGGAACGAGTTTGCGAGTAATTTTCTGATTGGTGGAGTTGGTGGTGCGGGAATCGCCTACCTGCTGATTTCCAATTTGGAACTGCTTCAAGGTCTGTTCAAAATTGGGTAG
- a CDS encoding photosystem I reaction center subunit IX (Enables the organization of the psaE and psaF subunits), which yields MQYFLKYLSLAPVLAIVWLSLQASLLAVFIYIFPDLLFHPMP from the coding sequence ATGCAGTATTTCCTCAAGTATCTTTCCCTAGCTCCGGTTCTGGCTATTGTGTGGCTATCCCTTCAGGCTAGTCTCTTGGCTGTCTTTATCTACATTTTCCCCGACCTGCTTTTCCATCCAATGCCGTAA
- a CDS encoding Photosystem I reaction center subunit III has product MKRLLALIFALCIWFSVAPTASADNVSGLVPCSQSKAFQQRAATARNTNFDPDSGRKRFERYSQAMCGPEGLPHLVVDGRLDRAGDFIIPSILFLYIAGWIGWVGRAYIQSVKKEANPEYKEIQLDVPRAVGFMLSGFTWPLAAVKELLTGELTAKEDEIPVSIR; this is encoded by the coding sequence ATGAAACGATTGTTGGCTTTGATTTTTGCCCTTTGTATTTGGTTTAGCGTTGCCCCAACGGCATCGGCTGATAACGTATCAGGTCTGGTGCCATGCAGCCAGTCCAAGGCTTTTCAGCAACGTGCTGCAACCGCCCGCAATACCAACTTCGACCCCGATTCAGGGCGCAAGCGTTTTGAACGTTATTCTCAGGCAATGTGTGGCCCAGAGGGTTTACCCCACTTGGTTGTAGATGGTCGCCTGGATCGTGCCGGTGACTTTATCATTCCCAGCATTCTGTTCCTGTATATTGCGGGTTGGATTGGTTGGGTTGGTCGTGCCTATATTCAATCGGTGAAAAAAGAGGCAAACCCAGAGTATAAAGAAATCCAACTGGATGTTCCCCGGGCTGTTGGTTTTATGCTAAGTGGCTTCACTTGGCCTTTGGCAGCAGTCAAAGAATTGCTCACGGGTGAATTGACTGCAAAAGAAGATGAGATTCCTGTCTCAATTCGCTAG
- the tsaD gene encoding tRNA (adenosine(37)-N6)-threonylcarbamoyltransferase complex transferase subunit TsaD yields the protein MSTVLAIETSCDETAVAIVKNRQICSSIVASQIPVHRQYGGVVPEIASRQHVEIINNCLDKALQEAQMEWASIDGIAATCAPGLVGALLVGLTAAKTLAIVHRKPFVGVHHLEGHIYATYLSEPSLQPPFLCLLVSGGHTSLIYVKDCGVYETLGETRDDAAGEAFDKVARLLNLGYPGGPVIDQLAQAGNPQAYPLPEGNVGVPGGGYHPYDSSFSGLKTAVLRLVQKLQQEASPSLPVNDIAASFQESVARSLTRRAIACALDYGLDTIAIGGGVAANSGLRKHLQVATAQRNLRVLFPPLKFCTDNAAMIACAAADHLNRGHTSRLTLGVQSRLPITDVMQLYQTSQ from the coding sequence ATGTCAACAGTATTAGCGATTGAAACAAGTTGTGACGAAACGGCGGTAGCGATCGTAAAGAATCGTCAAATTTGCAGTAGCATCGTCGCCTCACAAATCCCTGTTCATCGGCAGTATGGCGGGGTTGTGCCAGAAATTGCTTCGCGTCAACACGTCGAAATAATTAACAATTGTTTAGACAAAGCACTCCAAGAAGCGCAGATGGAGTGGGCGTCAATTGATGGTATTGCGGCAACCTGCGCCCCTGGTTTGGTGGGGGCATTGTTGGTGGGGCTGACGGCTGCCAAAACTCTTGCGATTGTCCATCGGAAACCGTTTGTCGGAGTCCATCATCTGGAAGGCCACATATACGCTACTTATTTGAGCGAACCTTCTTTACAGCCGCCTTTTTTATGTCTGCTGGTTTCGGGCGGACACACCAGCTTGATTTATGTGAAAGATTGTGGTGTGTACGAGACACTGGGAGAAACCCGCGATGATGCCGCTGGTGAAGCCTTCGATAAGGTGGCGCGGTTGTTAAATCTGGGTTATCCGGGTGGGCCGGTGATTGACCAACTCGCCCAAGCGGGGAATCCCCAAGCCTATCCTTTGCCGGAAGGGAATGTCGGGGTGCCAGGGGGCGGCTATCATCCCTATGACTCTAGTTTTAGTGGCTTAAAAACAGCTGTGCTGAGACTGGTGCAAAAGTTGCAGCAGGAAGCGTCTCCGTCGCTGCCCGTGAATGACATTGCGGCAAGTTTCCAAGAAAGCGTAGCGCGAAGTCTGACGCGAAGGGCGATCGCCTGCGCCCTCGACTACGGTCTTGATACCATTGCCATCGGTGGCGGTGTCGCCGCCAACAGTGGGCTGAGAAAACACCTGCAAGTCGCTACTGCACAGCGAAACCTGCGGGTGCTGTTCCCCCCGCTAAAATTCTGCACTGACAACGCCGCCATGATTGCCTGTGCTGCCGCCGATCATTTGAATCGGGGTCATACTTCCCGATTGACTTTGGGCGTTCAGTCCCGGCTGCCAATTACTGATGTTATGCAGCTTTACCAAACTTCACAGTAG
- a CDS encoding alpha/beta hydrolase, with protein sequence MATIEILGVRHTYDLTPPIASSTPVLVFIHGWLLSRRYWQPLIEQIAPDYQCLSYDLRGFGDSQPLDNYGFTRQEMSVQSRQVVRESQQEENFLRSSEPLTLSLSNYTPAAYAKEVGILLQKLNISSAWLIGHSLGGSIALWAADQQPDSVKGVICINAGGGIYLKEAFERFRAAGQQLLKRRPHWLCYVPGIDLPFTRAQVARPIARCWGRQRLIDFITAHPEAALGTLLDSTTEAEVNRLPQVVSRLKQPVYFIAGAKDRVMEPKYVRHLASFHPLFQGCGENVMEIPDCGHLSMVEQPEAVATEIRRIIANCPDSSNFA encoded by the coding sequence ATGGCAACTATCGAAATCCTGGGAGTTCGGCACACCTACGATTTGACGCCTCCCATTGCATCATCTACCCCTGTTTTGGTCTTTATCCACGGCTGGCTCCTCAGCCGTCGGTACTGGCAACCCCTGATTGAGCAGATAGCACCAGATTATCAGTGTTTGTCTTACGACTTGCGGGGGTTTGGTGATTCTCAGCCTCTAGATAATTATGGGTTCACCCGTCAAGAAATGTCGGTGCAGAGTCGGCAAGTCGTCCGCGAGAGTCAGCAAGAGGAGAACTTTCTTCGCTCTTCAGAGCCTCTTACGTTGAGCCTCTCGAATTACACTCCCGCTGCTTATGCCAAAGAAGTCGGTATTTTGTTGCAGAAGCTGAATATCTCTAGTGCTTGGCTGATTGGCCATTCGTTGGGTGGCAGCATTGCCCTTTGGGCGGCAGACCAGCAACCTGATTCTGTTAAGGGGGTCATCTGCATTAATGCTGGAGGTGGCATTTATCTGAAGGAGGCTTTCGAGCGATTTCGGGCTGCGGGTCAGCAGCTTCTGAAACGGCGTCCCCATTGGCTGTGCTATGTACCGGGGATTGATTTGCCTTTTACGCGGGCGCAAGTGGCGCGTCCAATTGCTCGGTGCTGGGGACGACAGCGACTGATTGATTTTATTACGGCTCATCCGGAAGCGGCGCTGGGGACTTTACTGGATTCGACGACGGAAGCGGAGGTCAATCGCTTGCCGCAGGTGGTGTCACGGCTAAAACAGCCGGTTTATTTTATTGCTGGTGCTAAAGATAGGGTAATGGAACCGAAGTATGTGCGCCACTTAGCAAGCTTTCACCCGTTATTTCAGGGTTGTGGTGAGAACGTGATGGAAATTCCGGACTGCGGACATCTATCGATGGTGGAGCAGCCAGAGGCAGTTGCTACCGAAATTCGCAGAATTATAGCTAATTGTCCGGATTCTAGCAACTTCGCTTAA
- a CDS encoding GNAT family N-acetyltransferase: MGFWKSLFSGSDGSTASKPTLGEGDVVEGTGDRTGSGSRIFFSTERDIDLYELEELCDAVGWSRRPLRKVKKAIEHSFLVVSMWEVRGTQRRLVGFSRATSDHAFNATIWDVVVHPDFQGKGLGKALMKYAIKKLRSEDISNITLFADPQVVDFYRGLNFIADPEGIKGMFWYPD; encoded by the coding sequence ATGGGTTTTTGGAAAAGCTTGTTTAGCGGTTCTGATGGTAGCACTGCGTCGAAGCCGACGCTGGGGGAGGGGGATGTTGTAGAAGGTACAGGCGATCGCACGGGCAGCGGCTCTCGGATATTTTTCAGCACCGAACGCGACATTGACCTTTATGAACTCGAAGAACTCTGCGATGCGGTCGGGTGGTCCCGGCGTCCGCTACGCAAGGTCAAGAAAGCAATCGAACATAGTTTTTTAGTCGTTTCGATGTGGGAAGTGCGAGGAACCCAGCGAAGGCTGGTAGGCTTTTCCCGCGCCACTTCCGATCATGCCTTCAATGCCACCATTTGGGATGTGGTAGTTCACCCAGATTTTCAAGGCAAAGGACTGGGGAAGGCGTTGATGAAGTACGCGATCAAGAAGCTACGCAGTGAAGACATTAGCAACATTACTCTGTTCGCTGACCCCCAGGTGGTGGATTTTTACCGGGGACTGAATTTTATTGCCGACCCGGAAGGAATTAAAGGGATGTTTTGGTATCCAGATTAG
- a CDS encoding Tic22 family protein, with translation MRSLVRLSATLGLVGSVVLGALPGLETLRALALPEQQILEKLQAVPVFTITDPQGSPLVASVNEGQKKTAVAGVFISQQDAQTFIERLKKQNAQLASTVKVVPVSLGDVYKLDQANAAKPDGLDFAFVPTQQQVDSAKAILSQSGKPVQNFDGVPLFVARGGKDKGYLTLQRDNKPIIPFFFSKEELQSMLDRFKQQQPGLASTVEIQVVNLEGVIETLRTSNNQQLNNIVLVPPKASVDFVRSRGPAPANSQQQRR, from the coding sequence ATGAGATCATTAGTTCGATTGAGCGCAACACTGGGTTTAGTGGGAAGTGTTGTACTGGGAGCGCTGCCCGGTTTAGAAACGCTGCGGGCGCTGGCATTGCCAGAACAACAGATTCTAGAAAAGTTGCAAGCTGTGCCCGTGTTTACGATCACCGATCCTCAAGGTTCTCCATTAGTTGCTTCAGTGAATGAGGGGCAAAAGAAGACCGCAGTGGCAGGTGTTTTTATCAGCCAGCAAGATGCTCAAACATTTATCGAACGGTTGAAGAAGCAAAATGCTCAACTAGCAAGTACGGTGAAGGTGGTACCCGTATCGCTGGGAGACGTTTACAAACTGGATCAAGCGAATGCAGCCAAGCCAGATGGTCTGGATTTTGCTTTCGTACCCACCCAGCAGCAGGTAGATTCAGCAAAAGCCATCCTGAGTCAAAGCGGCAAACCCGTGCAAAATTTTGATGGGGTTCCTTTGTTTGTGGCAAGAGGCGGAAAGGATAAGGGGTATTTGACCTTACAACGAGACAATAAACCCATCATTCCTTTCTTCTTTAGCAAAGAAGAATTACAGAGTATGCTGGATCGATTCAAACAGCAACAGCCAGGTCTGGCATCTACAGTGGAAATTCAGGTGGTGAATCTGGAGGGTGTAATTGAAACTTTACGCACCAGCAATAATCAGCAGCTGAACAACATTGTACTGGTTCCACCCAAAGCGTCAGTGGACTTTGTGCGATCGCGTGGTCCTGCCCCCGCGAATTCTCAGCAACAACGTCGCTAA
- the prmC gene encoding peptide chain release factor N(5)-glutamine methyltransferase: protein MVSGIELWKWRNWARDAAKSADVDPTEVDWLLREVAALDRLALRLESFKDKTQIKLPMPLPELTQMWQRRLDERLPVQYLAGVAPWRHFSLFVSPAVLIPRPETEYLIDLAVAAAAQSGASPPLQQGHWADLGTGSGAIALGLADAFPSATLHAVDYSPAALAIAQQNAQQLGLAARIQFYQGSWWQPLSALKRQLSGMVSNPPYIPSHLLPSLQPEVAKHEPHLALDGGTDGLDCIRHLVEIAPDYLRPGGIWLIEMMAGQADAVAQLLQDRGSYCKIQIHADLAGIERFALAYRKPDE from the coding sequence ATGGTTTCAGGTATAGAACTTTGGAAGTGGCGCAACTGGGCGCGGGATGCTGCCAAATCCGCGGACGTTGACCCAACAGAAGTAGACTGGTTGCTGCGAGAAGTCGCCGCTCTAGATCGGTTGGCGCTGCGGTTGGAGTCTTTCAAAGACAAAACCCAGATAAAATTACCGATGCCGTTGCCGGAGTTAACCCAGATGTGGCAACGGCGTCTGGATGAGCGGTTGCCAGTTCAGTACCTGGCTGGTGTTGCTCCCTGGCGTCATTTTTCTCTGTTTGTTTCACCAGCAGTATTGATTCCGCGACCGGAAACAGAGTATCTGATTGATTTGGCGGTTGCCGCTGCTGCTCAGAGTGGAGCCTCCCCGCCCTTACAGCAAGGACATTGGGCAGATTTAGGAACTGGCAGTGGCGCGATCGCTCTCGGACTCGCAGATGCCTTTCCATCTGCCACTCTCCACGCGGTTGATTATAGTCCGGCTGCTCTAGCGATCGCTCAACAGAATGCCCAGCAACTGGGTTTAGCGGCTCGCATTCAGTTTTACCAAGGTTCTTGGTGGCAGCCGTTGTCCGCCCTAAAACGTCAGCTCAGCGGCATGGTATCAAACCCACCTTATATTCCCAGTCATTTGCTGCCTTCCCTGCAACCGGAAGTGGCGAAACACGAACCCCACCTCGCCCTCGACGGTGGCACAGATGGCTTAGATTGCATCCGCCACTTGGTAGAAATAGCGCCAGACTATCTGCGACCGGGCGGTATTTGGCTAATTGAGATGATGGCGGGACAAGCCGATGCAGTTGCTCAACTGTTGCAAGATCGAGGCAGTTACTGCAAAATTCAAATTCACGCCGATTTAGCTGGGATTGAACGCTTTGCCTTAGCCTATCGGAAACCCGATGAGTGA
- a CDS encoding L-threonylcarbamoyladenylate synthase encodes MTQVSMAALIEGARSGSLVSFPTDTVPALAVQPDRSELIFAAKQRRQDKPLILMGANALDLWDFVKGSPSEWQIWQQVADQYWPGALTLVLPASACVPKAMNPSDPTTIGLRVPNSGVALSILSQTGPLATTSANRSGEPPLETMAEIAAQFPDVLTLFSSEEETTPTAGVPSTVAKWTGSGWEILRQGAVKLVV; translated from the coding sequence ATGACACAAGTTTCAATGGCAGCCTTGATAGAAGGCGCTCGTTCTGGGAGTTTGGTTAGCTTTCCCACCGATACTGTACCAGCACTGGCAGTGCAGCCGGATCGGTCAGAGTTAATTTTTGCAGCAAAGCAGCGGCGGCAAGATAAACCGCTGATTTTAATGGGCGCAAACGCTTTAGATTTGTGGGATTTTGTCAAGGGAAGTCCATCTGAATGGCAGATTTGGCAACAAGTTGCTGACCAATACTGGCCTGGTGCTTTGACTTTAGTGTTGCCAGCCTCAGCGTGCGTTCCTAAAGCGATGAATCCATCTGACCCGACTACGATTGGGTTGCGAGTGCCGAATTCTGGCGTCGCGCTCTCAATTTTGTCGCAAACTGGCCCCTTAGCAACCACCAGCGCTAACCGTTCGGGGGAGCCACCTTTGGAAACGATGGCAGAAATCGCAGCGCAGTTTCCCGATGTCCTGACGCTATTCTCCTCGGAGGAGGAAACAACACCGACGGCTGGCGTTCCTTCCACCGTCGCCAAATGGACGGGCAGCGGCTGGGAAATCTTGCGGCAAGGAGCGGTTAAATTGGTAGTTTAA
- a CDS encoding sensor histidine kinase, with amino-acid sequence MSQDANPDVTAILEELKQTQMAYHMATEMSQFKAGFLARTSHELRSPLNSLIGLHQLILSDLCDNPEEEREFIAQAHASALKLMQLIDEIIAVAKTQHGTSRIEIQPVELAKVLEEVYNLTHLQAANRSIRLEVSPPDREIYVLADPRRLQQVLLNLVDTAIARMDEGNIRVWVPPSPASGYRYIHIWIDAECPVSVWSEPVDLLKEQKTQELVGAPNKGAPRQMPQLSEGMNLLIAQTLIEVMQGRLEVVAAQPADAADPSGGENLTRLQFSLPLVPIETT; translated from the coding sequence ATGTCCCAAGACGCGAATCCGGACGTGACAGCCATCCTGGAGGAACTCAAGCAAACCCAGATGGCGTACCACATGGCAACAGAAATGAGCCAGTTTAAAGCTGGGTTTTTGGCGCGGACTTCTCATGAATTGCGATCGCCCCTCAACAGTTTGATTGGCTTGCATCAGTTGATTTTGTCCGATTTGTGTGACAACCCAGAAGAAGAACGAGAGTTTATTGCTCAGGCTCACGCCTCCGCGCTGAAGCTGATGCAGCTCATAGACGAAATTATCGCCGTTGCCAAAACTCAACACGGCACCAGTCGGATAGAGATTCAACCCGTCGAGCTTGCCAAGGTTCTAGAGGAAGTCTACAACTTGACTCACCTGCAAGCAGCGAATCGGAGTATCCGCCTTGAGGTATCGCCACCCGATCGAGAGATTTACGTTCTGGCAGATCCGCGACGATTGCAGCAGGTGCTGCTAAATCTGGTCGATACCGCGATCGCTCGCATGGACGAAGGCAACATTCGGGTTTGGGTGCCCCCCTCACCAGCATCTGGGTACAGGTACATCCACATCTGGATTGATGCCGAGTGCCCCGTCAGCGTCTGGAGCGAGCCAGTCGATTTGCTCAAAGAGCAAAAGACACAGGAGCTGGTAGGGGCACCCAACAAAGGAGCACCCCGACAAATGCCACAGCTATCCGAGGGGATGAACTTACTGATTGCTCAAACCCTCATCGAAGTGATGCAGGGACGCCTGGAAGTAGTGGCAGCGCAACCAGCAGACGCCGCTGATCCTTCAGGCGGAGAGAATCTTACCCGGCTTCAGTTTTCTCTTCCCCTAGTGCCTATTGAGACGACATAA
- a CDS encoding GNAT family N-acetyltransferase, with translation MDCSHIQFCDRKSQIDFQQLQELFHLAAFWAQNRQIEDLKVAIANSEPVISVWDENKLIGFARATSDGVYRATIWDVVVHPAYQGAGLGRKLVETVLSHPRVSRVERVYLMTTYQQGFYTRIGFECSNPSTTMVLYNNQPLTEPLPTQVMSSQ, from the coding sequence ATGGATTGCAGTCATATTCAATTTTGTGACCGTAAATCACAAATCGACTTTCAACAACTGCAAGAGCTGTTTCACTTAGCTGCCTTCTGGGCACAGAACCGGCAAATTGAAGATTTAAAAGTTGCGATCGCCAATAGCGAACCTGTGATTAGCGTCTGGGACGAAAACAAGCTGATTGGATTTGCCAGAGCGACTTCCGATGGCGTTTACCGTGCCACTATCTGGGATGTGGTCGTACATCCGGCATACCAAGGCGCAGGACTCGGACGCAAGTTGGTGGAAACAGTCTTGAGCCATCCTCGTGTCAGTCGGGTAGAGCGGGTCTACCTGATGACGACTTATCAACAGGGCTTTTACACGCGCATCGGTTTTGAATGTAGCAACCCCAGTACGACGATGGTGCTGTATAACAACCAGCCCCTAACCGAGCCTCTGCCTACCCAGGTTATGTCGTCTCAATAG
- the hemB gene encoding porphobilinogen synthase, with the protein MFPIHRPRRLRTSTQLRRMVRETVLATSDLIYPLFAVPGEGIAKEVKSMPGVYQLSVDKIVEEAKEVYDLGIPAIILFGIPADKDVDATGAWHDCGIVQKASTAVKEAVPDLVVIADTCLCEYTSHGHCGYLEVGDLTGRVLNDPTLELLKKTAVSQAKAGADIIAPSGMMDGFVQAIREGLDAAGFQDTPILSYAAKYASAYYGPFRDAADSTPQFGDRRTYQMDPGNAREALKEIELDIAEGADMLMVKPALAYMDIIWRVKEASNVPVAAYNVSGEYAMVKAAALNGWIDEQRVVMETLTSFKRAGADLILTYHAKDAARWL; encoded by the coding sequence ATGTTTCCCATTCATCGCCCTCGCCGCCTTCGTACCTCAACCCAGCTGCGCCGGATGGTGCGTGAAACGGTTCTTGCCACGAGTGACTTAATCTACCCTCTGTTTGCTGTACCGGGAGAGGGCATTGCTAAGGAAGTGAAATCGATGCCAGGAGTCTACCAGCTGTCGGTAGACAAAATTGTGGAAGAGGCAAAAGAAGTCTATGACCTCGGCATTCCCGCAATCATTCTTTTTGGCATTCCCGCAGATAAGGATGTAGATGCTACGGGTGCGTGGCACGATTGCGGGATTGTCCAAAAAGCTTCCACAGCAGTGAAAGAAGCCGTGCCGGATTTAGTGGTCATTGCCGATACTTGCTTGTGCGAATATACCAGTCACGGTCACTGTGGTTATTTGGAAGTGGGCGATTTGACGGGACGGGTGTTGAATGACCCGACGCTGGAATTGCTCAAGAAAACAGCAGTGTCTCAAGCCAAGGCTGGCGCTGATATTATCGCTCCGTCTGGGATGATGGACGGTTTTGTGCAGGCGATTCGGGAAGGATTGGATGCAGCGGGATTTCAAGATACACCGATTCTTTCTTACGCTGCCAAATATGCTTCGGCTTATTATGGCCCTTTCCGCGATGCGGCTGATTCAACACCGCAGTTTGGCGATCGCAGAACTTACCAGATGGACCCCGGCAATGCCCGCGAAGCCCTCAAAGAAATCGAACTCGATATTGCAGAAGGGGCGGATATGCTGATGGTGAAACCGGCACTCGCCTATATGGACATCATTTGGCGGGTGAAAGAAGCCAGCAACGTGCCGGTAGCCGCCTATAATGTCTCCGGCGAATACGCGATGGTGAAAGCGGCTGCCCTCAATGGCTGGATTGACGAACAGCGAGTCGTGATGGAAACTTTAACCAGCTTCAAGCGGGCTGGAGCTGATTTGATTCTCACCTACCACGCCAAAGATGCCGCCCGTTGGTTGTAG
- the rpmA gene encoding 50S ribosomal protein L27 has translation MAHKKGTGSTRNGRDSNAQRLGVKRFGGQTVRAGSILVRQRGTSFHPGNNVGVGRDYTLFALIDGIVTFERKDRSRKKVSVYAVPAAAEASPENAPVAAQV, from the coding sequence ATGGCTCATAAGAAAGGTACGGGTAGTACTCGCAACGGTCGTGATTCTAATGCTCAACGTTTAGGCGTCAAGCGTTTCGGCGGTCAGACCGTCAGAGCAGGTAGTATTTTGGTGCGTCAGCGGGGAACTTCGTTTCATCCTGGCAATAATGTCGGTGTGGGCAGAGACTATACCTTGTTTGCCCTCATTGATGGCATCGTCACCTTTGAACGGAAGGACAGAAGCCGCAAGAAGGTAAGCGTTTACGCGGTGCCAGCGGCGGCGGAAGCATCCCCTGAGAATGCACCCGTAGCGGCTCAGGTATGA